In Tautonia marina, the sequence GATTAGCTTGGTTAATCAGCTCACCTGACTGATCGCGCGAATTAGAATGAGTTCCGTGATCCGTGTTCGTTCTTCTTCTTCGTTGCTTTATCGGCCCGCCCTCGCACCCGGCCCGCCCCTCGGGCAGGCGATCGCATTCGCAGGAGCCCTCGACGTGGCCACCGAACCGCAAGCCGCTTCCTCGACGGCCCCATCGTGGTCCGACTCACCCATTGAGAACGAGTTGCCCACGTACCGGGCAATCAGCAGTTGGGCTGTTGCCAGCCTTGTACTCGGAATGATTTCGCTGGTGAGCTTCGCCAGCCTGAGCTTCGTGATCGCCTCGGTCGCCGCCATTGGCTGCGGCGCAGCCGCCCAACGGGCAATTCGGCGCTATCCCGATCTTGTCACGGGAACCGGATTGGCGAATCTCGGCATTACCCTGGGGCTGGTTTCCGGACTCGCTGCTCCGACGCTCTCCGCCGTGCAGCACTCGATCATTTCTCGGCAGGCCCGCGAGTATTCCACTCAGCTGGTCGCGGCTCTGGAATCCAAGGGAATGGCCGATGCGTATTGGTTAGGCCAGCATCCTGAGATTCGAGCACAGATGACTCCTCAGGGTTTGATGACTGACATCGAGAACACTCCCGAGCAGGAGATGGCCGGCCCAGACACTCGGCTCTCGACCTTCCGCACCATCAGTCAGCGACTGGCGAGCGGCGATCAGCATATCCACTTTGACGAGATCGAAGGTCGAGGCTTTTCGGGAACCACACCGTTCGCCTACGTCCGTGTCATGCTCGACGGCCCAGAAAGCGAAGAGTTTCCAGCCGTCCAGTACGCCCTGTTCCGTGTCGAGGGAGCGGATTTTGAGGGCCAACGCCAATGGTACATCAAGGACATTGTGTTCCCTTACGAAGCCGGTACCCGAGCGAATGTCGTCGAGTCCGCTCACGGTCACGAACATTGATCATTGATCGTTGCTCGACGCCGGAGAGCTGGGCAATTTTCTTGAGCTGAGATCATCTCGACGGATGAGCTGCTCGGGCCGCCTTCGCAAGGAAGGCGGCCCGTTTGCGTTTAATCGCCATAAGTGGCGTGACAACGGGGGGTCTCCCAGAGGGTCACCTCGACCACTGGCAATCCGGCTTCCTTTGCCTTGTCAAAGATCAGCCGGGCGATGTTTTCGGCCGTCGGGTTGTCGTCCATGACAAAGAACCGTTCACCTCGCTCATGAAGCACTGGGACGATGGGATCGTCTCGGTGAAGGAGCATCGTGTGATCGAGGTGATCGTCAATCCAGCGCTGAACATGCTGCTTGATGTCGCTGAAATCGACGAGCATTCCTCGATGGTCGAGCGTCTCCGATTCCAGGATGATCACGGCCTTGCCGTTATGACCATGGAGATGGCGGCACTTGCCCTCGTAATTGAGCAAGCGGTGGCCGTAGCAAAAGTCGATTTCTCGGGCAACGCGATACATGGACTTCGTCCCTCCCTTGATGGGGGGATTCTAGGCCGAGGCTCCTCCTCTCGGCAAGGATTAGGCGAAGATCGATTCCTCGTTCACACGTGAGGTCCGATCAGCCCAATCGGCCGGACAGAGCGGCAGACGTGTCGATCAGGTCACGAACAACGTGCCCATGCACATCGGTCAAACGCTGGTCTCGTCCACCGTGGCGGAAGGACAGTTGCTCATGGTCGAGCCCAAGTTGGTGGAGGACCGTGGCGTGAATGTCGTGGATCGTCAGCGGGTGCTCGACCACTCGGTTGCCGAAGTCATCCGTCTGGCCAAAGGCAAACCCGCCCCGGAAACCGCCACCTGCCAGGAAGATCGAGTAGCCATCCACGTGATGATCGCGTCCTGCTCGCTCGGAAATGGCCGGGGTATGCGGGGTTCGTCCCATCTCACCGGCCCAGACGACGATCGTCGAATCGAGTAACCCTCGGCGTTTCAAGTCAACGATCAACGCCGCAATCGGCTGATCAGAGATCAACGCATTCTCGGTGTGGTACTTCTTAAGTTCGCCATGCTGATCCCAGGGTGAATTGTTCGGATGAGTCAGCGGGCAGGTGATCTCGACGAACCGCACGCCTCGCTCGACAAGCCGACGGGCCCGGAGGCATTGCAAGGCGTAAAACCGCTGGTGGTCGTCCGGTCGATCCAGCCCGTAAAGCCGCCGGGTTTCCTCCGATTCTCCCGAGACGTCGGCCACTTCGGGGACCGAGGTCTGCATCCGAAACGCGGTTTCGTAGTTCATGATCGCCGATTCAATCACGTCGCCATCCGTCGAGAGACGGGCGAAGGTGTCATCTTGCTCGGCGAGCAAATCGAGCTTGCGGCGCTGGATGGGAACCGGATCGCTCGGTTCGATCCCATCCACGGGGACGCCGCGAGATCGGATCATCGTTGCTCCATGAGAGGCCGGCAAATAGGCCGGGGCGAAATTCTCGAAACCGCCATTCGGAATCCAGTCATTATTCAGAAGCACATAACCTGGTAAGTCGGAGCGTTCCGAGGCCAGACCATAAGAAACCCAAGAGCCGAAACTCGGAGCCTGACCCGTGACTCGCCCGGTGTGCAAGAGAAGACTCTGCTGGCCGTGCAATGGTTGCTCGCCTTCGAGCGATCGGACCACGCACAGCTCGTCGGCACATTCGGCGAGGTAGGGTAGCAGATCACTGACCCACAAGCCCGCTTCGCCGCGCCGCCGGAATCGCCACGGGCTTCCCATCCAGACACGCGACGCAGCCGATTGCGACTTCTTTGAAACGGCTTGCTCGCCAATCGCCTGCCCTTGATAACGGGCCAGCGCGGGCTTCAGGTCAAAGGTATCGACGTGGCTCGGGCCACCGTCCATGAAACAAAAGATAACGCTCCGTGCCCTGGCCGTTGAGCCGGTGTCTCCTCCCTGCGATTGTTCGGAGAGCAGTCCCGAGAGGGCCAGCATGCCGAATCCGCACGACGAGGTCCGCAGCCAATCGCGTCGGCTCGGCAAGGGAAGACGAGACGCAAGGTCCTGGGATTCCCGTCGTCCTCGGATAGTCATGGCAAGGGTCTCGGCTCGGGTCGCGACGGGTCAACGAAGGTAAAGGAATTCCTTGGTATTGAACAAGGTATGGGCGACATCTGCCCAGATCTCTGGCGCGGTGAGGACGTCTTCCGGCGCGATCGACCGTTCGGCGGCGAGGTCGT encodes:
- a CDS encoding DUF4190 domain-containing protein produces the protein MATEPQAASSTAPSWSDSPIENELPTYRAISSWAVASLVLGMISLVSFASLSFVIASVAAIGCGAAAQRAIRRYPDLVTGTGLANLGITLGLVSGLAAPTLSAVQHSIISRQAREYSTQLVAALESKGMADAYWLGQHPEIRAQMTPQGLMTDIENTPEQEMAGPDTRLSTFRTISQRLASGDQHIHFDEIEGRGFSGTTPFAYVRVMLDGPESEEFPAVQYALFRVEGADFEGQRQWYIKDIVFPYEAGTRANVVESAHGHEH
- a CDS encoding 6-pyruvoyl trahydropterin synthase family protein, producing the protein MYRVAREIDFCYGHRLLNYEGKCRHLHGHNGKAVIILESETLDHRGMLVDFSDIKQHVQRWIDDHLDHTMLLHRDDPIVPVLHERGERFFVMDDNPTAENIARLIFDKAKEAGLPVVEVTLWETPRCHATYGD
- a CDS encoding DUF1501 domain-containing protein; amino-acid sequence: MTIRGRRESQDLASRLPLPSRRDWLRTSSCGFGMLALSGLLSEQSQGGDTGSTARARSVIFCFMDGGPSHVDTFDLKPALARYQGQAIGEQAVSKKSQSAASRVWMGSPWRFRRRGEAGLWVSDLLPYLAECADELCVVRSLEGEQPLHGQQSLLLHTGRVTGQAPSFGSWVSYGLASERSDLPGYVLLNNDWIPNGGFENFAPAYLPASHGATMIRSRGVPVDGIEPSDPVPIQRRKLDLLAEQDDTFARLSTDGDVIESAIMNYETAFRMQTSVPEVADVSGESEETRRLYGLDRPDDHQRFYALQCLRARRLVERGVRFVEITCPLTHPNNSPWDQHGELKKYHTENALISDQPIAALIVDLKRRGLLDSTIVVWAGEMGRTPHTPAISERAGRDHHVDGYSIFLAGGGFRGGFAFGQTDDFGNRVVEHPLTIHDIHATVLHQLGLDHEQLSFRHGGRDQRLTDVHGHVVRDLIDTSAALSGRLG